The nucleotide sequence AAGATGGCCAATGAAAAAACAATAAAACAAATGCTTAGATTACTGCCCAATGATGGGGTACAGATTTTTGGACGGGACATAGATGTTATGGTGGAATGTGCCAAATATGTGGAGAGTTTAGGAGTAACTTATATAGATGTAAATATGGGATGCCCTATGCCTAAGATTACAAAGAACGGCTATGGATCAGCTCTGTTAGAGGATCCAGAACACATAAAAAAATTGATGACAGCTATAAAAGAGGCATTAAAACCTGAAACAAAATTATCTATGAAGATAAGAATAGGTTATAAGGAACACAAAAACCCAATAGAGATAGCCAAAATAGCAGATGAATTAGGTCTTCATCATATTACGGTCCATGGCAGAACTAGGGAGCAGATGTATAGCGGAACAGCTAATTGGGAAACTATAAAACAGATAAAAGAAGCTGTATCCATACCAGTTATTGGGAATGGGGATATATTTTCAGCTGAAGATGCATATGAAAAAGCCACTGAATCAGGAGTAGATGGGATAATGCTGGCTCGTGGAATATATGGAAATCCATGGCTGATTCAGCAGATAAGGGAAAAATTTGAAACTGGAGAAGTGACAACAAAAGTAACTTATATCGATAAGATAGATATGGCGTTAAAACATATAGAATACATGAGGGAAGATTATCCAGAAAAACAGTTTAATTTTGAGGTAAGAAAACATCTATGTTGGTATTTAAAAGGTGTAACCGGTGGAAGTAAGATAAAAAATTTACTGAACAAGATAGATAACTATGATGAGATAAGTGAAGTATTGATGAGGTTAAAAGAAAAATTAATAGAATACAATTCACAATAAAACGTAAGAAAATAAAATTAAAAGTGAGGTTTAGATAATGAGTAAAGAGACACCACTCATGAAACAATATAAAGAGATAAAAGAACAAAATCAGGAAAATATCCTATTTTTTAGGTTAGGAGATTTTTATGAGATGTTTTTTGAGGATGCTGTAATTTGCTCAAAAGAATTAGGTATAACCTTAACAAGTAGAAATAAGGAAAAGGGTCAAAATGTACCACTAGCAGGAATTCCTTATCATTCAGCAGCAGGATATATATCCAAATTAGTGGCTAAAGGTTATAAGGTAGCCATATGTGAACAGGTAGAAGCTGCCAGTGAAGCCAAGGGTCTTGTAAAGAGAGAAGTAGTAAAAGTTATTACTCCTGGGACTGTAATAGACACAGATTATCTCGATGATAAGAGTAACAACTACCTTTTAGGGATAATAATCAGAGAAAATAAAGCCGGGATATCTTATCTCGATATAACTACAGGAGAGTTTAAGGTAACTCAAGTGGAAGGGAAAGATATAATATCGGCGGCTATAAATGAAATCTATAAATTGTCTCCTACAGAAATCCTAGTAGAGAGCAGAACTTTAGAGAGGTTTAACGAAGAATTTAGTGACTATAAAAAACTAAATGAGATCGTTATAAATCCGATAAATAAAATAAAAAATGCAGGTGAGATATTAAAGAAATATTTCAATGTGATCTCACTGGAAAGTTATGGGATAGAGAGAAAAGAACTAGCTGTAGAAGCTGGTGGATTTGTTTTGGAATATGTATTGGAGTTACATAAATACAATGAACTCCCTATTCAGACGATCTCCTACGACAACAGGAAAAACTACCTGGAATTAAATCTGGCTACCCAGAAAAACTTGGAGTTAGTAGAAAATACAAGGGAAAAAACTAATATGGGTACTCTCTTGTGGGTTCTGGACAGGTGTAAAACGTCTATGGGAACCAGAATGTTGAAAAAGATGATAAAGAACCCTCTTTTAAATATCGATGAGATAGAAAAAAGACAGAAAGATATAGGTTATTTTATAGATGAGGTTTTAATCCGTGAAGATGTAAGGGAAGGATTGAAGAGCATCTATGATTTGGAAAGACTTATAGGT is from Psychrilyobacter atlanticus DSM 19335 and encodes:
- the dusB gene encoding tRNA dihydrouridine synthase DusB, producing MIKIYIAPMAGVTDYTYRRIMNKFNPDLMFTEMVSVNAVKMANEKTIKQMLRLLPNDGVQIFGRDIDVMVECAKYVESLGVTYIDVNMGCPMPKITKNGYGSALLEDPEHIKKLMTAIKEALKPETKLSMKIRIGYKEHKNPIEIAKIADELGLHHITVHGRTREQMYSGTANWETIKQIKEAVSIPVIGNGDIFSAEDAYEKATESGVDGIMLARGIYGNPWLIQQIREKFETGEVTTKVTYIDKIDMALKHIEYMREDYPEKQFNFEVRKHLCWYLKGVTGGSKIKNLLNKIDNYDEISEVLMRLKEKLIEYNSQ